TTGCCTCCCAAGGATGCCTCTATGGCTTTGAAGCCAGCCAAACGGTTTGACGCCGGAACAGACGCCCTGCCCCCCCCACCTCCGGGGTGGGCGAGTTACGAAGCGCTCATGGAACTCGCCCTGGAAGATGCCCGGCAGGCTGCGGCGATCGGCGAGTCGCCGGTCGGCGCGGTCATCGTGTCGGTCCACGGCGAGGTGTTGGCCCGGGCCGGCAACGCACCCATCTCCAGCACCGACCCGACTGCCCACGCCGAGGTGCTGGCCATTCGCCGGGCTGCAACCCAAATGAACAACTACCGGCTCCTCAACACCACTCTGGTGGTGACCCTGGAGCCGTGCCTCATGTGCCTGGGGGCCATTGTCCACGCCCGGGTGGACCGGCTCGTCTACGGCGCGTCAGACCCGCGCACCGGAGCGGTGACGTCCCGACTACCCGGCCCGGACCTGCCCTTTCTCAACCACCGCTTCGACGTCGTGGCCGGCGTCATGGCCGAAGAGTGCGGGACGCTGTTACGGGACTTTTTCCGCAGCCGTCGCAGCCGGACAGGGGCTGAACCGGCCAGACCGGGACGGGTCTAAAAAAAAGCTTGCCAAGCCGTCGATTGCTGGATAGCTTTCCAAATTCCTTCTGGTTCTCAGAGCGGAGAGGTACCGAAGTGGTCGTAACGGGCCCGACTCGAAATCGGGTTGCGGGTTAATAGCCTGCACGTGGGTTCGAATCCCACCCTCTCCGCCAATAACTCATCCAGCCAAGTCCAAGAAAGTCCTAAAGACCAGCAAAAGAAGCGCTTAATCGGCCAGGGATGGTCCGAGGGCGTCTTGATTGCGTCCGTTGACATCCACTTTCCCCTTGCGTAGCTTTTTACGATACAGGCTTTGGATTGCGTTGCGAGCGCTCGCGAAACAGAACCTCAACGGCTCAAAGGGTCCCCAATATCCCAAAGAAAGGCACGGGGACACCCAAAGCCCACAGCCTAGCGCGCGCCCTGCCCGGAGGCAGCTCGATCCGTTTCGCCCGGGACTCTCTCCTTAAATACTGCACCGACCTGGACGCAGCCGCAAAAGTCCTCTTACAG
The nucleotide sequence above comes from Desulfovibrio sp. TomC. Encoded proteins:
- the tadA gene encoding tRNA adenosine(34) deaminase TadA, producing MALKPAKRFDAGTDALPPPPPGWASYEALMELALEDARQAAAIGESPVGAVIVSVHGEVLARAGNAPISSTDPTAHAEVLAIRRAATQMNNYRLLNTTLVVTLEPCLMCLGAIVHARVDRLVYGASDPRTGAVTSRLPGPDLPFLNHRFDVVAGVMAEECGTLLRDFFRSRRSRTGAEPARPGRV